One Acidobacteriota bacterium genomic window, GAGTCGAGCTTGGACGGTTCGATGCCGAATTTGATGGGTGTTCCGTCCGTTGACCGTCGACCGGCCGTGATGACTCCGGCGGTGAAACCGCGTCCCGAACCGGGATTCCAGCGGAGAGAGGCGCAGATTTTCCGTTGCCCGGGAAATTCCCGGCGGACTTCGCGGAGAATTTCGATCTGCTCCAGGGCGTCGATGTTGATCGTGATCCCATCTTCCCGGAAGACGCGGCGCAGGTCCGCGGCGCCCACGCTTGTCCCGGTGAAGAGGATGCGCGACGCAGGGAAGCCGGCCTTCCGGGCCGCCTCGACTTCGCCCGGCGAAACCGCGTCGATCCAGGCCCCGAGGCCGCGGACGAACCGCAGGATCCCCGGGTGGGGGTTGGCTTTCATGGCGTAACAGATGCGCGTCTCCAGGCCGTCGAGCCCGGCGAAAGCCGCGGCCAGACGGTCGAAGTTTTCGCGGATGCGGGCCCGGCCGTAAACGAAAAGGGGTGTTCCCTCACGGTCGGCGATCGTTGCCGCATCCCGACCCGCCAGGGTCAGGCGCCCGTCGGAGACCCCGAGAAAAGCGTTTTGCCACCAGGTCATCATTCATGATCCTTTGTCCCGGCGCGGGACTCCGATTCGGCGAACAGATTTTTTTGTCCGCGTTCGATTTTTGCGACGATCTCCTCGAGTTCAGGATACGTGCGGAGGAGAAGCTCGGGGATTTCGATCTTTTCACCGCTCAGCATGTTTTTGATCTGAAGTGCGTTGGCCAGGGCCTGGCCCCGGTAGTGGTTGTTCGTGACGACGAGAACCTTTCCCCCCGAAGCCCCGAGTTTCCGGATTCTCTCCGTCCATTCGGCCACTTCATCCTTTGTGTAGAGATAGTCATATCGATCGTCGCGGCCGGCGTCTTTTCTGAACCAGTTTTGATAATTCCGGCCGTGGAGGCGGACATAGGCCAATTGCGGATTGGTGGCCACAGCCGAAGGTTTGATGGAGTTTTTGTAAAGGGGTTGGTCGATGTTGCAGAATACGGCTTGATATTCCGAAAGCATGGCGTAGAACTCCGGAACGTCCCAGGAGCCGTGGCGGACTTCGACGGCCAGGGGATATCCGGCGAAGAGTTCGAAGATGCGGCGCAGATGATCGCGGGATGCCGCCGTATTCGCGAACGACCAGGGAAACTGGACGAGGACGGCGGCCAGGCGCCCGCCGGCCCGCAGAGGGGCTATTCCCGTCTTGAAGACATCGGCATCGCCTGCGGAGAATTCCGTGCCTTTGTGCGTAAAGACCTGATGGAGCTTGACGGCCAGAAGGAAATCGGGAAAAGCCTCGATCCTGCGGAGCCAGGATGCAACGATAAAAGGCGAAGGCGGGCGATAGAAGGTGCTGTTGACCTCAATGAGGTTGATGAAGGCGGCGAGGAAAACCAGAGGATGAAAGCCGCGCGGTTTCGTTTCCGGATAGACGATGCCGTTCCAGTCCTCGTAGCTCCAGCCGGCCGTTCCGATATGATAGCGCGTCATCGGGCCTATTGTATGGAAAATGCGGGCCGAAGGCAAAATGAGAAACCGAGGGGTGGCGGCTTGCATTTTGCCGTCGATTTGTCAATAGTAAACCCAATGAGAAATCATATGAAAAACCGTGATTTTCGAAGCGATGTCGGAAAGACTTGGGAGCGGATCCGGGATGTCGTCATGTGGACGCCGCTCGAACGGTCTCCCGATTTGAGCGAGAGATACGGCGCGGACGTTTTCGTCAAGTGGGAATCCGAGCAGCTCACGGGTTCCTTTAAAATCCGGGGTGCCTTGTCCGCAATCCGCAATCTTCCGCAGGACGTTCGGGCGCGGGGCCTGGTCTCCGCCTCCACCGGTAACCACGGTCTGGCCGTCGCCAAGGCGGCCGAGCTTGAAAAAACGGATCTCATGCTTTTCGTTCCCGAATCCGTCTCTCCGGCCAAACTCGAAAAGCTCCGCCGGCTCGGTATTGACGTGGAGATCCGCGGCGCGTCCTGCGAGCAAACGGAGAGGCTGGCCCGGGCCTTTGCCGGCGATTCGGGGAAGCCCTACATCCCGCCGTACAATGACATCGATGTCATTCTGGGGCAGGGGACCGCGGCCTTTGAAATCCATCGGGATCTTCCCGGTGTCGATGCCGTTCTTGTGCCGGTGGGCGGAGGAGGGCTGGCGGCGGGCCTTGCGGCCTATCTGAAAAGTGTTCGACCTGAAGTGCAGATCTTCGGCGTCGAACCCGAAACATCGGCCTTCATGAACGCCTCGATCGCGGCCGGACGGCTGGTTGAAGTCGAAGAGAAGCCGACGACGGCCGATGCCGTGGCCGGCGGCATCGAGCCCGGATCGATCACCTTCGATTTTTGTAGGAAATTCCTGGACGGCATTATCACGGTTACGGAGACGGCTATCAGCGATGCCGTAACTGTCCTTTCCCGTGACTGCGGACGGGTTATCGAGGCTGCGGGGGCGCTCGCTTTGGCCGGTCTCGACTCGTGCCCTGAACCGTTCCACGGTCTCAAGGTCGTTCTGATTGCAAGCGGCGGCAACGCCTCTTAACTGCCCATCAACTTGACATGGCCTGAAACGGAGGGGTATGTTAATAAAAAACACTTTCATTCATAGGAGGGATCGTGCCAAAACTGGAAAACATCGAAGGCATCGGTCAGGCTTACGGCGCCAAGCTGCGTAAGGGAGGAGTCGGCAGCATCACCTCTCTGCTTTCCCAGGGCAAAACGCCGGCAGGACGCAAGGAGATTGCCAAAAAGACCGGTTTGAGTCCCAAGCTCATCCTTACCTGGATCAACCATGCCGACCTCAAGCGTATCCGCGGCGTCGAAAGGCAGTATTCGGAACTGCTCGAAGCCGCCGGTGTCGACACGGTCGTGGAACTCGCCCAGCGCCGCGCCGACAACCTTCTCGAAAAAATGTTGGATGTCAATAAGAAGAAAAAAATCCTGAGACGTCCCCCGACCCTGTCCCTGGTCGAAGACTGGATCAAACAGGCCAAGAAGCTTCCCCGCGCCGTTCATTACTGAAGTGACAACCCGGTTCGGCCTCCCGGCCGATCCTACAAGTCTTTCAAAAATTTGGCCGTCGGGCGGGTGTTGCCGACGACCCGATTTTTGATTATGCTTAACGCGAGAGACTTCACAATGCGCGCTCGATATCTTTTTGCCGCCGCAGGGATCGCCGTCATCCTGGTTGCGGGCTGCGACCGCCGCGGCGAAACGCCCGGACCCTCAACCGGGGACGGCCGCTTCAGGATCGGCATTCTTCAGCTCGTGGATTCCCCGACCTCGGAAGATGTCCGCATAGGCATTTTCCGGGCTGTCGGGGACAGCGGTCTTCGCGAGGGTGTCGACATCGAGGTCCGGATCCGAAACGGCCGGGGCGACGTCGCCTCTGTTCAGCGTCTGGCGCATGAACTGGCGTCGACTTCGGACCTGATCATCCCGATTTCGACACCGTGTCTTCAGGCCGCACTGATGGCCACGTCGAGTGTCCCGATCGTGTTCACGGCGGTGGCTCATCCCGCTCTTGTCGGGGGAGGCCTGAATGAAAACGGGGGGCCGGGCCACGTGACCGGAGTCGCATCCACGGGCCCGATCCGGAAATCGCTGACCTTCATCCGGGACATCCTTCCCCATGCGGATCGCATCGGCACGCTGTGGACTCCGGCGGAAATCAATTCGGAATACTATCTCGATCTCGCCCGGCGGGCGGGGGCCGAATGCGGTGTGGAAATCGTCGCCGTGCCCGTCTCTTCCGGTCGCGATGTCATGTACGCCGCAACGCTGTTGATCAATGAGGGTGTGGACGCCGTCTACCAGATCTCGGACAACACCGTCAACGCCGCCTTCGAAGTCCTGGGCCGGGCCGCTGAAGATAGCGCTCTGCCGCTTTTCGGAGGTTTTCTGAAATCCGTCGAAATGGGCGCCTGCGCCGCCATGGGGTTCGATTTCACGGATATGGGCTACAGGACCGGCCGGATAGCCTTGCGGATCATGGCGGGAGAAAACCCGGGCCGCATCCCCATCGAGTATATGGACGATGTCAGAATTCACCTCAACCTGGAGGCCGCCGCAAAACAGTCCGTCATTTTTCCGCCGTCCGTTCTCGAGCGGGCCGAAAGGATTTTGGGAGCCGAGGCGTCCTCATCTCCGCCCGCAAGCCGTTAAAGGGACAAGATTCCTGACAGACCCGGGCGATACTTTCAGATCTTCTAAAGAAGAAAAGACCGATGCGCGGTGTCCGGGGGCCGGGCCGTCAGGATGGCCTTGCGAATGGCTTCGTGCGTAAGATCGATGCCTTTGCGGCAAGCCTCAGCCAATGTTTCACCCCGGGCCAGGAAGCCGAGAACGGCCGAAGAGAGAAAACAGCCCGTGCCGTGGGCGTCACCCTCGATTTTTTCATGGCCATACTCCTCGAAAATCCGGCCGTCCCAGAGAATATCCAGTGGATTCTCTTGGAGATGTCCGCCCTTGAGCAGACAGGCACATTCGGCTTGACCGCCGATTCTTCGAGCCGCTTCTTTCATGCCGGTTCGATCGGACACCTGTAATCCGGAGAGTTGAGCGGCTTCATCGAGGTTCGGAGTGATCAGGGTCATCCGGCCCTTGAGAATTTTCAGAAAAGACGGCCAGACGGTCTTTTCCAGAAGGGTCCGTCCCGAACTGGAGCGCAACACAGGATCAACCACCCGCGGGATGCCGCTTTCCCGGCCGAGAATGCGGGCCGTCTCGACGAGGTTGGCGGCGCTTCCCAGCATGCCGACCTTGATGCCCACGGGCCGGTTGTCCGAGCGCATGGTCGCATACTGTTTTTTCAGGAAGGCGGCGGGAACGGCTTGGACGGCGGCGACGCGATCGGCATTCTGGGCGGTCAGGGCGGAGACGACGCCCGCGCTCCGGAAACCCAGTCGGGCGAAAACGGCTGCATCCAGCAGGATCCCCGCCCCCCCGGTGGGGTCGAACCCGGCGATGGAAATGAGGGTCGCTTGTCGAGTCTTGCTCATACTCCATCTATTATACCGGATTCCCGCCGTGTTTTTCCCGGCCGGAGGACTGTGTTAAAATCGTCGCGTTTCCATGAACGCAAGGGTCCATTGCCTGATTTCCGGCCGAGTGCAGGGAGTGGCCTTCCGCTGGTTCGCCGAGCGCGAGGCCTCGGCTCTCAGTCTGGCCGGATGGGCACGCAATCTCGCGGACGGCCGCGTTGAGGTTCTGGCCGAGGGGCCGTCGCGCGCCGTCGAGGCTTTCGTCGGTCGACTCCGCGTCGGACCGTCCATGGCCCGGGTTGATGACGTGACGGAAGAATGGTCGGACTTCAAGGGCGATTTGCAGGGTTTTGAAATCCGCCGCGGCTGGTGACGCGGCGCGTCACGCCGGCGGTCTTTTTTCAGCCAGAAATCGGTCGCGGCATTCCCTTGAACAGAAATAATGATCCCGGCCGCCGCGGACTTCCCTCAAGGCCTGTTCTTTCGGGAGATAGGTGTTGCAGATCTCATCCTTGACCATGATACCGGTGATTTTTCGCGGTGGTTCGGGCTCCCGCCGTTCCCGGCCGATTCTGCGGAAGGCTCTCACGACGGCCATGATGAGATAGGCTAAAACGGCGAAAAGAATAAAACGGAAGAGCCCGACGATCATTTATCCAAAGTAGACGATTTGCCCGCCCCTGTCAACGCAGCCGGCGGCTTGAATGATTCGCCGCCGGGAAGTAAGATGGCGGCATGGAGTTTCTTCTGTCGGATGAGGATAAGGCTCTTCGGGAGAGGGCCGGACTTTTCGTCCGGGAAACGCTTCCCCGTTTCCTTGTCCCGCCCGCGTTTCCGTTCCGGGCCTGGACCCGGGGATTGCGCGATCAACTCCGGTCGGCCGGGTTTACCGGGCTCCGCATCCCCGCTTCGCTCGGGGGAATGGAGCGAACGGCCCTGCAGACGGCGCTTGTCCTCGAAGAGATCGGCCGGGTGTCTCCGCCCCTGGCGTTTTTTCTGGCCGTTCACAACGGCTTCTGCGCCGCGCAGATCCGGCGCCATGGAACCGCGGAACAATCGGCCCGCCTCCTGCGCGGCTTGGCCTCCGGCGAAAACCTGGGAACCTGGTGTTCGGTATCCGTTGAAGCAGGTTTCGATTCCGGGAGATGGGAACTGCGGGGAGGACCGATTTTCGAAATCGGAATCGAAGGGGAACTGGCCGTTGTTGCGGCCGAAATCAAAGACGGCGGGCCGACCGGAAGCTCGAAAGTCTTCCTCGCCCGCCGCATCGGAACATCCGGCTCCATTCCGGCCGAAATCCTCGGTGATGGCGCCGGCGAAGAGACGATGACGGAGACGGCCGCCTTGGGAAAGATCTACACGGCGGCCTGCCGACTCGGCCGGGCCGAGGCGCTTCTTGCGGGGGCGCTCGATGCCGGACAGGAAGAGCGGTCCGAGGCTGCCGAGGTTCTGATGGAGGTCGAGGCCGCCCGCCTTCGGACCTATCGGGCCTGTCTTCTCGAAGATGCCGGACGTGCGGGCCGGGGGGAAGAGGCGCTCCTTGCCGACCGGGCCGCCGAAGACGCCGTCCGAGCCGCAATCCGGATTGCAGCCCGCAGGGCCGAGGGTCCGCAATTTTTTGCCGAGGCGGCCCATTTTATAAATACAAGCCTGGAAGGAGACCCGGATGACGCTTAAAGAGTTCTATGAAAACATTTTGCGGATCGGCATGGACAACGACCCGCGCGGTCGCAAAGAGGTCGAGAGCCTTCTCGAACGCGAGGCCGCCCGGAGAGACAAGCTTTCCGAAGAAGAGCGCGAAACTTATGATTCGGACCGCCTGTTCAATCCATACGCGGATACCCGAATCCTGTTCGGAGATCCCGGCGCGAAAATTAACACCGTCCTGGCCGGAATCGACGTCGAAGTCGGTGAAGTCCTGCTGGCCTATCTGATGAACCGGGACCGCGGTTCAGGCATCGACCTCTTGGTGGCGCATCACCCGGAAGGACGGGCACTGGCCCAGCTTCACGACGTCATGAAACTTCAATCCGATCTTCTGTCCGCCCACGGCATTCCGGTCGCCACGGCCGAACACCTCATGGAAAAACGCATCGGCGAGGTCGAGCGCCGTCTCCTTCCGGCCAACCATGAGCGGGCGGTCGACGCCGCCCGGCTTCTCGGCCTGCCCCTGATCTGTGTCCATACCCCGGCCGACAACTGCGTCACACGGCATCTGGAAAAACTTTTCGAACGCGAAGCGCCGACCACGCTCAAGGATCTTGTCGGGTTGCTGCGGCGGATCCCCGAATACGAAAAGTCCGCCCGTTTGGGAACGCCGCCCAAGATCGTCAGCGGCGGGGATCACAACCGGTGCGGACGGATCTGCGTCGACATGACGGGAGGAACGGAGGGGTCGAAGGACATCTTCGAAAAATATACCGCTGCTGGAATCAGCACCATAGTCGGCATGCACTTCAGCGAGGAGGCTCTGGAAAAGGCCAAGAAGACCCATCTCAACATGGTTGTGGCCGGGCATATCGCCAGTGACGTGTTGGGGCTCAACCTGCTGTTCGATGAGCTCGAAAAATCCGGACCGGTGACATTTGTCAACACTTCGGGTTTTGAGAGAATCCGCGGCCGCTCGGCCGTCTGACCGTCCGGCCGGTCAAAACTTCAGACGCAGGCCGAGCCTGACGGTTGCGCCGCTGAAATCGAAGAGGCCCTGGCGGACGCCGCGGGCGGATTCTCCTTGAGGCCGGTCTATCTCTCCGGACAGAACGGAGTAAAAAGAATCGAGGCCGGGCGGGCGGCTTTCATAGAAATAGAGGGAAGCGCCGCCGCTTTCAACGTATTCTCTTTCGTCCTCAGGTCCCAATCGTCGATATGTGGAAGGGCCTTTGAAACCGTCAACCCGGGACCAGATGTTTTCGAAGTCGATGACGAAGCCGATGTGCTTGAAAAGGGTGTATTCCAGACCGAAAAGGGCGTAATAACCCAGACCCTCGGAACGGAAGGTGCCGGTCTTTTCGAACCAGTAGACATACTCCCGGCCGAGAAACGTGAACCGGGCTTCGTAGTTTTCCGAGGCTTCGTACTTGATGAAGGACAGGTGCCGGCCGCCGCCGATGTGGGCGCTGAGGTTCGCCAGAATGGAATGGGAGAAAACGAGTCCCAGCTTTGCATAAACGGCCGACATGCTGTTGGACATCGCGTAAGTCTCACTCTGGCCCTGGGCCGATCCGAGCAGGAAGACCGATCCCTGGGACCGGCTTTGCAGCCGTCCTCCGCCCAGGCGGAACGAGAGGCCTTTGTAAAGGGTGAAGCTCAACTCGCCTTCCATCCCGGAAGCGAAACCCAACTCGGCGATGCGGCCCTCCATTCGTCCTCCCGTCCGCGCCGCCCAGTCCGACCAGAGGGAGTTCGAGGACCGGATCCAGGTATTGACGTCGCCTCCGCTGAGGGTCGGGGGGCCGTAGCTGAATCGAAGCCCGATGGTTTCCGCTCCGGCCGAGGGAGCTCCCAAAGCCAGGACGAGACCTGCCAGAATTCCGTGGATGACATATTTTCCGCTCATGGCCACCTCGAAATCATTGTTTCACATTTCGTCCGCCAATGCCACTTCCTCAGGATTCCGGGCGGGGGATCTCCAGCGTGACCGTTGTGCCCCGTCCGGGACGGCTGGAGACATGGACCCGGCCGCCGTGGTCTTCGAGAATTTTTTTTACGATGGCCAGCCCCAGCCCGGTGCCGGAAGCTTTCATCGAAAAATAGGGGACGAATATTTTTTCCAGGGTTTTTTCGTCCATGCCGATTCCGGAGTCGCGGATTTCCGCAACGGAAATATCGTCCTTCACAAAGACCCGGACGTCCACCTCTCCCGCGCCGGAGATGGATTCGATGGCGTTGATGAGCACATTCCGGACGGCCATTTTGATCTTGGACGGATCGGCCCTGGTGGGAACGCCGGCCGGCCCGGACGGATGCCTGCGGAAACGAATTCGGCCTTCAAGAAGACGGGCGTAGGGCCGGATCGTTTCATCCAGGAGTTCTCCGAGGTCGAAGGCTTCGATTTGAAGCGTCATGTCCCTTGAGAGATCCATGAACTCCTGAGCGATGCGTCTCAGGTTTTCGACTTCGCCGATGATGTAGGAGACGGACTCCCGCAGGGCTTTTCCGAAATCGCCGCGCTTGTTCTCGTAGACGCGGAGCAAGTGTTCGGCCGAAAGCTGAATGGGGGTCAGAGGGTTCTTGATCTCATGAGCCACTTTTCTGGCCATTTCCGCCCAGGCGACTTTCCGGCCCATGTCGGCCAGTTCCTGCTGATGTTCCTTGAGGCTGCGGATCATGGCATTGAAGCCCTCGATGAGCGTCATCATTTCGTCCCGGCTGCCGTGCTCGACGGCCACCTCGAGGTTGCCGAGACTGACTTCGCGGGTTGCGGCCAGGAGCTTACGCAGGGGAGCGATGATCATGGTTCGGATACCGCGGGCGAACAGAACGACCAGGGCGGCGAAAAAAATCGATAAAAAGACGACGAACTCGATGAGCTCCTGCGCCGCCTTGTCCGCCTCCCGGCCTTCGAAGGGAAAGGGCAGGGAAATGAAATAGGAGATGTCTTTGAACATGTAGGGGACGGTCAGCGTCTGGAATGAGTAATCGCCGATCTTCTGCCGGGTCGTGTGAAACGGACGTTTCTCGTGGACGATCCGATGGTGGGTTTCCCCGTCGAGGAGGGACGGGAGAAGTCCGGCATCGAAAAACTCCCTACGGCTTGAGGCCAGGAGGCGTCCGTCCTGAAACAGATTGACGTCGTTCGTGAGTGTGGCGCTGATCCATAGAACGAGATCCTCCGACGGCGAGGCGAACTGCGAATCCTCCTGCTCCTGGATGAATAGAAAGTCGTCCATGATGTTTCGGGCGAAGCCGGCCTGGGCTTCGGCTTCGGCCGTAAAACGGGCCGAGAAAATCCGGTCGTAAAGGTCGCGGGTGAAAAACGTGAACAGAAGAAGGGGAATGAAGGCGACGGCGAAGAACGCGGCGTAGACACGGTGGAAAAAGGAACGGAGCGTCGGAACGGGTGGACGTTTGCCGGAAACCAGAAACAGCCCGGCGGCGGCCGGGATCAAAAGACAGAGATAGAGAACCAGCAGTTTCACGAAATCGACGGAATGGCCCCGGAATGTCTTGCGCGGCAGAGTCAGCGCGGCGATTCGGTCATTGTGCCGGAAATAGTATCCCAGGTAGGGCTTCTCCTTGTCCCGGAAATTTCCCCATACGGGCTCACCGTTAAGGGCCAGGGCGGACAGAACTTCGGGGGGAATGCCGGCCGAGGATCGGAGCGGATTGAACATGAGCCCGCCTTCGGAATCGTAGACGGCCAAACCGAAGTTGAAGGCGTCGAGGGAGGGAAGCGTATCCGTTCGCAGGAGTTCGAAATAGGGGTTGGCCGAATAGAGAAAGGGAAGCATTTCCGGATCGATGGAGAGATAGAGAAGGACGCGGCCGAGAAGCCCTTCGTCCGTCTCCCAGTCCCGGTAAGCGATAAAGAAATCGCGCTCCTTCCCGATGAACGAAATCGTTCGCCGGACGACGGTCCATTCGGAATTGCCGGCCAGAGTGAACGCCGCTCCATAGACTCGGGGAACGTTCAGGGAAAAGCGGGATAGAATCTCGAGATCGGGCCCGAGAATCTCCAGGCTGGAGTACCAGTTCAGGCGGGCGGCCGGGCTCTTTTCCCAAAGGACCCGGGCCAGGTCCGGCGCGCGCGGGTTTCGAAAGTATTCCCGGAGGACGTTGTCGTGCTTGTCGATTTCGAAGAGGGTCTGTTCAACGAGGAAACGGCCCCACCGCTCCTGGGAGATGATGGTGTCGGTCAAGAAATTCCGAACCAGCCGGCGGGAATGATTGTCCAGGGCGAGGTTCAGGGACAGGGAGATGTGGAAAACGGCCAGGACAAAGACAAGAAGTGCCCCCGCGTTTTTTCGAATGGAGACGGCTCTGAGTGCGGCGGCGCCGACGGAGGCAAGAAGAAAAAACAGCGTCAGAACGATGACGGGCGGGAAACCTGCAGGTTGAAGAAGGAAAAAGATTGCACCGGCTCCGGCGGTGAATCCCAGGGCCGAATACCGGTTCGGAGTGAGGAGCGATGCAAGCCGGAAGGCGAAATAGCCGGCCGCCAGAAGCCCGGCCATTGCGGCCAGAAGAGCGCCGTGCAGGAGAAGAAAAGATCCCGACAGCGAAAAATCCAGGAGATGGACATTCGAGTTTTGAACCAGCCGGACGACCAGGTTCTGAAAAACGGCGGCGAAGCACCAGGACAGGGTCGCGGCGGCCGCGACGGCGGCTGTTGCGGCCGTCCGTCTGCGGCCGGCCCGGGAAGACCTCGGGAACTTCCGGACACCGAAGGCCAGCGCCGCCGCCGTTCCCAGAACGGCCATCGTTGTCAAAAAAATATCGGCCGGAGATCGCGTCAAAGCGCCGATCGAGAAAAAACCCGCGGCGGCCGGGGAGAAAACGGGCAGTGCGGAGATCCGCTCCAATCCGCTCGCGGCCAGAAATAAAAGACGCAGTCCCGCGATGAGAAGAATGATTCCCGCGACGGCGGCGGGATGTTTCTCCGGGCGGATGCGGAAGGTCGTCCCCAGCAGGATAAGTCCGATGGCGAGAGCGGCGGCCGACAACGCGAAAGCGGCCAGGAGAAGATCTTCCCTCATGGCCGATTTCCGGTAGGCCGGCGATG contains:
- a CDS encoding DUF72 domain-containing protein, which translates into the protein MTRYHIGTAGWSYEDWNGIVYPETKPRGFHPLVFLAAFINLIEVNSTFYRPPSPFIVASWLRRIEAFPDFLLAVKLHQVFTHKGTEFSAGDADVFKTGIAPLRAGGRLAAVLVQFPWSFANTAASRDHLRRIFELFAGYPLAVEVRHGSWDVPEFYAMLSEYQAVFCNIDQPLYKNSIKPSAVATNPQLAYVRLHGRNYQNWFRKDAGRDDRYDYLYTKDEVAEWTERIRKLGASGGKVLVVTNNHYRGQALANALQIKNMLSGEKIEIPELLLRTYPELEEIVAKIERGQKNLFAESESRAGTKDHE
- a CDS encoding ATP-binding protein, producing the protein MSKLSPFHRFGTRAAAGFAAAAAVCAACALILPSFLSVTDPEKTLTLLRNRAEDIRTAFLRVRVDLNRTLDRLPAIPAGDIPAVFQSFENLGLDPETEGIARFDARGRMLAWLGNIADLTDDFSAAQEKHPLLLIVRSGASAHLAVIRPDGDGGSTAGFKLLSFMPRFESPYLREYHFLEPRHRRHVDIDYWDHREDVGGFERIFTRHNDEYLGHPQDRSDIQTLFFPLRNPDGRIAATVTLNSPSPAYRKSAMREDLLLAAFALSAAALAIGLILLGTTFRIRPEKHPAAVAGIILLIAGLRLLFLAASGLERISALPVFSPAAAGFFSIGALTRSPADIFLTTMAVLGTAAALAFGVRKFPRSSRAGRRRTAATAAVAAAATLSWCFAAVFQNLVVRLVQNSNVHLLDFSLSGSFLLLHGALLAAMAGLLAAGYFAFRLASLLTPNRYSALGFTAGAGAIFFLLQPAGFPPVIVLTLFFLLASVGAAALRAVSIRKNAGALLVFVLAVFHISLSLNLALDNHSRRLVRNFLTDTIISQERWGRFLVEQTLFEIDKHDNVLREYFRNPRAPDLARVLWEKSPAARLNWYSSLEILGPDLEILSRFSLNVPRVYGAAFTLAGNSEWTVVRRTISFIGKERDFFIAYRDWETDEGLLGRVLLYLSIDPEMLPFLYSANPYFELLRTDTLPSLDAFNFGLAVYDSEGGLMFNPLRSSAGIPPEVLSALALNGEPVWGNFRDKEKPYLGYYFRHNDRIAALTLPRKTFRGHSVDFVKLLVLYLCLLIPAAAGLFLVSGKRPPVPTLRSFFHRVYAAFFAVAFIPLLLFTFFTRDLYDRIFSARFTAEAEAQAGFARNIMDDFLFIQEQEDSQFASPSEDLVLWISATLTNDVNLFQDGRLLASSRREFFDAGLLPSLLDGETHHRIVHEKRPFHTTRQKIGDYSFQTLTVPYMFKDISYFISLPFPFEGREADKAAQELIEFVVFLSIFFAALVVLFARGIRTMIIAPLRKLLAATREVSLGNLEVAVEHGSRDEMMTLIEGFNAMIRSLKEHQQELADMGRKVAWAEMARKVAHEIKNPLTPIQLSAEHLLRVYENKRGDFGKALRESVSYIIGEVENLRRIAQEFMDLSRDMTLQIEAFDLGELLDETIRPYARLLEGRIRFRRHPSGPAGVPTRADPSKIKMAVRNVLINAIESISGAGEVDVRVFVKDDISVAEIRDSGIGMDEKTLEKIFVPYFSMKASGTGLGLAIVKKILEDHGGRVHVSSRPGRGTTVTLEIPRPES
- a CDS encoding acylphosphatase; translation: MNARVHCLISGRVQGVAFRWFAEREASALSLAGWARNLADGRVEVLAEGPSRAVEAFVGRLRVGPSMARVDDVTEEWSDFKGDLQGFEIRRGW
- a CDS encoding ABC transporter substrate-binding protein, translating into MRARYLFAAAGIAVILVAGCDRRGETPGPSTGDGRFRIGILQLVDSPTSEDVRIGIFRAVGDSGLREGVDIEVRIRNGRGDVASVQRLAHELASTSDLIIPISTPCLQAALMATSSVPIVFTAVAHPALVGGGLNENGGPGHVTGVASTGPIRKSLTFIRDILPHADRIGTLWTPAEINSEYYLDLARRAGAECGVEIVAVPVSSGRDVMYAATLLINEGVDAVYQISDNTVNAAFEVLGRAAEDSALPLFGGFLKSVEMGACAAMGFDFTDMGYRTGRIALRIMAGENPGRIPIEYMDDVRIHLNLEAAAKQSVIFPPSVLERAERILGAEASSSPPASR
- a CDS encoding hydroxymethylpyrimidine/phosphomethylpyrimidine kinase, encoding MSKTRQATLISIAGFDPTGGAGILLDAAVFARLGFRSAGVVSALTAQNADRVAAVQAVPAAFLKKQYATMRSDNRPVGIKVGMLGSAANLVETARILGRESGIPRVVDPVLRSSSGRTLLEKTVWPSFLKILKGRMTLITPNLDEAAQLSGLQVSDRTGMKEAARRIGGQAECACLLKGGHLQENPLDILWDGRIFEEYGHEKIEGDAHGTGCFLSSAVLGFLARGETLAEACRKGIDLTHEAIRKAILTARPPDTAHRSFLL
- a CDS encoding DUF4332 domain-containing protein: MPKLENIEGIGQAYGAKLRKGGVGSITSLLSQGKTPAGRKEIAKKTGLSPKLILTWINHADLKRIRGVERQYSELLEAAGVDTVVELAQRRADNLLEKMLDVNKKKKILRRPPTLSLVEDWIKQAKKLPRAVHY
- a CDS encoding pyridoxal-phosphate dependent enzyme — encoded protein: MKNRDFRSDVGKTWERIRDVVMWTPLERSPDLSERYGADVFVKWESEQLTGSFKIRGALSAIRNLPQDVRARGLVSASTGNHGLAVAKAAELEKTDLMLFVPESVSPAKLEKLRRLGIDVEIRGASCEQTERLARAFAGDSGKPYIPPYNDIDVILGQGTAAFEIHRDLPGVDAVLVPVGGGGLAAGLAAYLKSVRPEVQIFGVEPETSAFMNASIAAGRLVEVEEKPTTADAVAGGIEPGSITFDFCRKFLDGIITVTETAISDAVTVLSRDCGRVIEAAGALALAGLDSCPEPFHGLKVVLIASGGNAS
- a CDS encoding acyl-CoA dehydrogenase family protein yields the protein MEFLLSDEDKALRERAGLFVRETLPRFLVPPAFPFRAWTRGLRDQLRSAGFTGLRIPASLGGMERTALQTALVLEEIGRVSPPLAFFLAVHNGFCAAQIRRHGTAEQSARLLRGLASGENLGTWCSVSVEAGFDSGRWELRGGPIFEIGIEGELAVVAAEIKDGGPTGSSKVFLARRIGTSGSIPAEILGDGAGEETMTETAALGKIYTAACRLGRAEALLAGALDAGQEERSEAAEVLMEVEAARLRTYRACLLEDAGRAGRGEEALLADRAAEDAVRAAIRIAARRAEGPQFFAEAAHFINTSLEGDPDDA
- a CDS encoding NGG1p interacting factor NIF3, translated to MTLKEFYENILRIGMDNDPRGRKEVESLLEREAARRDKLSEEERETYDSDRLFNPYADTRILFGDPGAKINTVLAGIDVEVGEVLLAYLMNRDRGSGIDLLVAHHPEGRALAQLHDVMKLQSDLLSAHGIPVATAEHLMEKRIGEVERRLLPANHERAVDAARLLGLPLICVHTPADNCVTRHLEKLFEREAPTTLKDLVGLLRRIPEYEKSARLGTPPKIVSGGDHNRCGRICVDMTGGTEGSKDIFEKYTAAGISTIVGMHFSEEALEKAKKTHLNMVVAGHIASDVLGLNLLFDELEKSGPVTFVNTSGFERIRGRSAV